The stretch of DNA ATTGGGCTGATGACGCTGGTGCCCCTCGTGTTGCGGGAAGACCGGGGCGAAAAAATCCTCCCCTGGACGGCAGGAACGATTTCCCCCGAAGCGCAAAAGATGCAGATCACGAGCTGGACTACCATTCTGCAATCGTTGTACAGTCTGTTTCGCCTGAAAAATTCGTTGCTGGTGGCACTGCTGATGTTTATTACAATGGGGTCGTACAACTACTTCGAAACGCTGCTACCCCTGTTTGCCGTCAACGTCTCCGGCTGGACTAACGTATCGTATTCCCAGGCGTTTGCTTCGGCCGATCTGATCGGTGGTATCAGCGGTATTTTGCTGGGTGGCGTGCTAATCGAACGGTTTGGGAAGAAACGAATGATTGGTCTGTATTTTCTGGGTATCATGGGCATTACGACCGCCCTCGCCTTACTGACGCCCTATTGGACCAACAGCGTATTTATTCAGGGCTTTATTATTGTATACCGCTGGCTGAACGCCTTTGCCAAAATCGGCGTCTACGCGATCGCCATGGAGTGCTGCTCGAAAAAAGTATCGGCCAGCCAGTTTACATTTTATATGACCATCGGAGCTGTTGGATCAATGGTTGGCGCGACGCTGATTGGTCCCATTAAGGAGAATTTTAGCTGGCCGTTTACGATGCTGTTATTCGTAGGACTGATCGCTCTTGCCTGGCTGGTGATGCGGTTGCTGAACATCAGTAAGCTGGAAACGCAGATTACGGAATTGGATGAGAAGACAAGCCAAAACGAGGTATACCAACTGAACTGACTTACAGACCAGTCTGAAAAGTGATGGTAGACTGGTATCGCCATATACAAAGTCAGCCTCGAAAATAACTAGTGCAGGGACTTAGTCCGGTAATGTCAAGGGTCTTCCAGCTCAATCGGGAGCATACGCTGCATGGATCGTTACCGTAAACCGGTAATTGATGCAAGTTGCAGACATTGGTTAACCAACCCGATTAAGAAACCTTAATAACATCCTAAGCTCGTCTTCAGATCGACCGTTTACTTTAGCCCTCACGCAGAGCTAGATGAATTTGGCATGAAACGAGCGATTTACTTTTTCTTTCTTTTTGGCACAACCAGCGCACCAATCATCGCTCAGCAGCTTGACTGTACCACCATCGGCTTTGAACGGGGAACGACCGACGGCTGGACGCTGACCAACGGACAGGTCACCAATCAAGGGCAACAGGTCGTTTTTCAGAACGAG from Spirosoma agri encodes:
- a CDS encoding MFS transporter; the encoded protein is MTTCTSLPVLSESAFWRYFAFTALYFAEGLNMGLLFVGIPAWMAQNSKTPTEIGQFAAACALPWTFKFIVAPLMDRYAYLPMGRKRPWVLFGQLGLMGSLIVMAYIPDPLNNLNLFAGAAFLVSSFGAIQDAAVDGMAVDAIPGDQQARANGFMGGARMIGSSLSLAGGSWLMNQYNFTVSTLALAALIGLMTLVPLVLREDRGEKILPWTAGTISPEAQKMQITSWTTILQSLYSLFRLKNSLLVALLMFITMGSYNYFETLLPLFAVNVSGWTNVSYSQAFASADLIGGISGILLGGVLIERFGKKRMIGLYFLGIMGITTALALLTPYWTNSVFIQGFIIVYRWLNAFAKIGVYAIAMECCSKKVSASQFTFYMTIGAVGSMVGATLIGPIKENFSWPFTMLLFVGLIALAWLVMRLLNISKLETQITELDEKTSQNEVYQLN